One genomic window of Arthrobacter caoxuetaonis includes the following:
- a CDS encoding phosphoketolase family protein — MTDTRTPEDRLPGTALPPQDQLQAVDAWWRAANYLSAGQIYLRDNPLLRRPLEPGDVKARLLGHWGTTPGLNFIYAHLNRLINETGQQFLFITGPGHGGPANVANAWLEGTYSEIYSHVGEDEDGLHTLFKQFSYPGGVPSHAAPETPGSIHEGGELGYSLAHAYGAVFDNPDLVAATVIGDGEAETGPLAASWHSNSFLDPAADGAVLPILHLNGYKIANPTVLSRMPESQLVKLLEGYGYRPHFVTVTDPDAIMTAHEDFAAALRTCLSEIHAIQEPYRSGEKQAVPADAPVAGDVDPHAPRWPMIVLRSPKGWTGPREVDGKPVEGTWRAHQVPLSEVHDNPEHLTQLQDWLQSYRPEELFDGDGRLRGEIAALAPAGNLRMSATPYANGGRLLQDLRLPAYADFAVAIEEPGGERVSPMLNLGKYLAEIIRLNPENFRIFGPDETASNRLQEVYGVTDKVWQQRIEAVDEHLARSGRVVEVLSEHLCEGWLEGYLLTGRHGVFNCYEAFVHIVDSMFNQHAKWLKVSRELPWRQPIASLNYLLSSHVWQQDHNGFSHQDPGFIDHVVNKKADVIRVYLPPDANTLLAVTQHILGTRDRVNVVVSGKQPAPVWLDPEEAKLHVKRGIGVWDFAGSEDESPGVKPDPDVVMGCAGDVPTLETIAAAALLKERLPQLRIRVVNVVDLMRLQDSTEHPHGLSDRDFDTLFTKDRPVVFAYHGYPWLIHRLTYRRTNHSNLHVRGYKEEGTTTTPFDMAMLNQIDRFQLAIDVLDRVPSLGSTQAGFRQWLQDERQRCRQYTRDEGQDPPFISGWTLEEAQRSTQD; from the coding sequence ATGACCGATACCCGAACCCCTGAAGATCGACTGCCCGGAACGGCACTGCCGCCCCAGGACCAGCTGCAGGCGGTGGATGCGTGGTGGCGGGCGGCCAACTACCTCTCCGCCGGCCAAATCTACCTGCGGGACAATCCGTTGCTGCGCCGGCCGCTTGAACCGGGCGATGTGAAGGCCCGCCTGCTGGGACACTGGGGAACCACCCCCGGCCTGAACTTCATCTACGCGCACCTGAACCGGCTGATCAATGAGACCGGCCAGCAGTTCCTGTTCATTACCGGCCCGGGCCACGGCGGCCCGGCCAATGTTGCGAACGCCTGGCTGGAAGGGACCTACTCGGAGATCTACAGCCACGTCGGCGAGGACGAGGACGGGCTGCATACGCTGTTCAAGCAGTTCTCCTATCCCGGTGGTGTGCCCAGCCATGCGGCGCCGGAAACGCCCGGGTCCATCCATGAGGGCGGCGAGCTGGGCTACTCGCTGGCGCACGCCTATGGCGCCGTCTTCGACAACCCGGACCTGGTGGCGGCCACGGTCATTGGCGACGGCGAGGCCGAGACCGGGCCGCTGGCCGCTTCCTGGCATTCCAACAGCTTCCTGGACCCAGCCGCGGACGGAGCGGTCCTGCCGATCCTGCACCTGAACGGCTACAAAATCGCGAACCCCACCGTGCTCTCCCGGATGCCCGAATCCCAGCTGGTGAAGCTGCTCGAAGGCTACGGTTACCGCCCGCACTTCGTGACCGTGACGGACCCGGACGCCATAATGACCGCGCATGAGGACTTCGCCGCGGCGCTGCGCACCTGCCTGTCAGAGATCCACGCGATCCAGGAGCCGTACCGGTCCGGCGAGAAGCAGGCCGTTCCGGCCGACGCTCCGGTTGCCGGCGACGTCGACCCCCACGCCCCGCGCTGGCCCATGATCGTTCTCCGTTCCCCCAAGGGCTGGACCGGTCCGCGGGAAGTGGACGGCAAACCCGTGGAAGGCACCTGGCGGGCGCACCAGGTGCCGCTGTCCGAGGTACACGACAACCCGGAACACCTCACCCAGCTTCAGGACTGGCTGCAGTCCTACCGTCCGGAGGAACTGTTCGACGGCGACGGCCGCCTACGCGGCGAAATCGCGGCCCTGGCCCCGGCCGGCAACCTGCGCATGAGCGCCACTCCGTATGCGAACGGCGGCCGTCTGCTCCAGGACCTGCGCCTGCCCGCCTACGCGGACTTCGCCGTCGCGATTGAGGAGCCGGGCGGGGAACGCGTGAGCCCCATGCTGAACCTCGGAAAGTACCTGGCAGAGATCATCCGGCTAAACCCGGAGAACTTCCGGATCTTTGGCCCGGATGAGACCGCCTCCAACCGGCTGCAGGAGGTTTACGGGGTCACGGACAAGGTGTGGCAGCAGCGGATCGAGGCTGTGGACGAACATCTGGCCCGCAGCGGCCGGGTGGTGGAGGTGCTCAGCGAACACCTCTGCGAGGGCTGGCTGGAAGGCTATCTGCTCACCGGCCGGCATGGCGTTTTTAACTGCTACGAAGCCTTCGTCCACATTGTCGATTCGATGTTCAACCAGCACGCCAAGTGGCTGAAGGTCAGCAGGGAGCTGCCCTGGCGGCAGCCCATCGCGTCACTGAACTACCTGCTCTCCAGCCATGTCTGGCAGCAGGACCACAACGGGTTCTCGCATCAGGATCCGGGGTTCATCGACCACGTGGTGAACAAGAAAGCCGACGTGATCCGGGTGTACCTGCCGCCGGATGCCAACACGCTGCTGGCCGTCACGCAGCACATCCTCGGGACACGGGACCGGGTGAACGTGGTGGTCTCCGGCAAGCAGCCGGCGCCCGTGTGGCTGGATCCGGAAGAGGCCAAGCTGCACGTCAAACGCGGTATCGGCGTCTGGGACTTCGCCGGCAGCGAAGATGAGTCCCCCGGCGTGAAGCCGGATCCCGACGTAGTCATGGGCTGTGCAGGGGATGTGCCCACCCTTGAAACCATCGCTGCCGCCGCACTGCTGAAGGAACGGCTGCCGCAGCTGCGGATCCGCGTGGTGAACGTAGTGGACCTTATGCGGCTGCAGGATTCCACCGAGCATCCGCACGGGCTCTCCGACCGGGACTTCGACACCCTGTTCACGAAGGACAGGCCCGTGGTTTTCGCCTATCACGGCTATCCGTGGCTGATTCACCGCCTGACGTACCGCCGCACCAACCATTCCAACCTGCACGTGCGCGGCTACAAGGAAGAGGGCACCACCACCACGCCGTTTGACATGGCAATGCTGAACCAGATTGACCGGTTCCAGCTGGCCATCGACGTGCTGGACCGCGTACCGTCGCTGGGGTCCACCCAGGCCGGCTTCCGGCAGTGGCTGCAGGACGAGCGGCAGCGGTGCCGCCAGTACACCCGGGACGAGGGGCAGGACCCGCCGTTCATCAGCGGCTGGACGCTCGAAGAGGCCCAGCGTTCAACGCAAGACTAG
- a CDS encoding SRPBCC family protein codes for MSNEQSTISVSRVIDAPAGDIFHLLSNPERHHELDGSGMVVSDEKTDRIAKVGDVFTMNMNNSKMGEYKTDNHVTGFDHNKLLAWKTAVAGTEPAGWEWMWELASMGPDSTEVTLTYDWSKVTDKETLKKVSFPMVSKEELEASLNKLAAAVSGS; via the coding sequence ATGTCCAACGAACAGTCGACCATTTCCGTATCCCGCGTCATCGACGCACCGGCAGGGGACATCTTCCACCTGCTCTCCAACCCTGAGCGGCACCACGAGCTGGACGGTTCGGGCATGGTGGTTTCGGATGAGAAGACCGACCGCATCGCCAAGGTCGGCGATGTGTTCACCATGAACATGAACAACTCCAAGATGGGCGAGTACAAGACGGACAACCACGTCACAGGCTTCGACCACAACAAGCTCCTGGCCTGGAAGACTGCCGTTGCGGGCACGGAGCCCGCTGGTTGGGAATGGATGTGGGAGCTGGCTTCCATGGGGCCGGATTCCACCGAAGTGACCCTGACCTATGACTGGAGCAAGGTCACGGACAAGGAGACCCTGAAAAAGGTGTCCTTCCCGATGGTCAGCAAGGAAGAGCTGGAAGCCTCGCTGAACAAGCTCGCGGCTGCGGTTTCCGGCTCCTGA
- a CDS encoding ATP-dependent DNA ligase has translation MATTGTAPKQRETVNVDGHRLRLTSLDKVLYPETGTTKADVLSYYAAIADTLIPYARNRPATRKRWVNGVGTPQKPGQVFFQKNIDDSAPSWVKRNAIEHKESTNVYPLVNDLATLTWLAQLAALEIHVPQWQFGPRGGKQNPDRLVLDLDPGEGASLAQCAEVARLARGILTDMGLDARPVTSGSKGIHLYAALDQKQTSDEVSAVAHELARALEADHPDLVVSDMKKTLRKGKVLVDWSQNNANKTTICPYSLRGRFRPTVAAPRTWAELEDPDLAQLDYEQVLERVDTLGDPLAGMHSGQADAGDLDASTAPDRLHKYRSMRDAAKTPEPVPEEAPKAVEGDGNSFVIQEHHARRLHWDFRLERDGVLVSWAVPKGPPTTPNRNHLAVQTEDHPLDYGGFSGTIPKGEYGAGEVTIWDHGTYDTEKWRPDKEVIVTVHGQPDGGLARDGAADRRFAFIHTGGEDGKNNWLLHLMKDQRPAEAPETGGGSESAAKRTPSTKRATSTPNPAEAVKTAAKARPDPLPLPDASAVRQDIKDSGMPSLKPMLATLGSKADINDDADWAFEMKWDGVRAIAEVTPEGTRLISRNGNDMTVAYPELQELGRSLNGGRAVLDGEIVALNKAGRPDFGLLQPRMHLTRARDAEAAAAKTPVQFMIFDLLWLDGNSLLELSWEQRREILEQAVESSDDGGHIQVPPALDLGMEDAVEASKELGLEGVMAKRRSADYSAGIRSRSWIKLKNQFSQEVVIVGWRPGQGNRANKVGSLLVAVPDGTELQYIGRVGSGLSEKDLALVGSRLKKLSRKTAPLDDVPRADASDAHWVRPVLVGEVTYAERTGTGKLRHPVWRGLRPDKRPSDVVPEIPAPS, from the coding sequence ATGGCAACTACGGGAACGGCCCCGAAGCAGCGGGAAACAGTCAACGTGGACGGACACCGCCTGCGCCTGACCTCGCTGGACAAGGTGCTCTACCCCGAAACCGGTACCACCAAAGCGGATGTGCTGTCCTACTATGCCGCCATTGCGGACACCCTGATTCCGTACGCCCGCAACCGGCCCGCCACCCGCAAGCGCTGGGTCAACGGCGTCGGAACTCCGCAGAAGCCCGGGCAGGTCTTCTTCCAGAAGAACATCGACGACTCCGCGCCCAGTTGGGTGAAGCGCAACGCCATTGAGCACAAGGAGAGCACGAACGTCTATCCGCTGGTCAATGACCTGGCCACGCTGACCTGGCTGGCCCAGCTGGCTGCCCTGGAAATCCACGTCCCGCAGTGGCAGTTCGGGCCGCGGGGAGGAAAGCAGAATCCGGACCGGCTGGTCCTGGACCTGGATCCCGGGGAAGGCGCCTCGCTGGCGCAGTGCGCCGAGGTAGCCCGCCTGGCCCGGGGCATCCTCACCGACATGGGGCTCGACGCCCGCCCGGTCACCAGCGGTTCCAAGGGCATCCACCTTTACGCTGCCCTGGATCAAAAGCAGACGTCGGATGAGGTGAGCGCCGTCGCGCATGAATTGGCGCGGGCGCTGGAAGCTGACCACCCGGACCTGGTGGTGAGCGACATGAAGAAGACGCTGCGCAAGGGCAAGGTGCTGGTGGATTGGAGCCAGAACAACGCCAACAAGACCACCATTTGCCCGTACTCGCTGCGCGGACGGTTCCGCCCGACGGTCGCCGCGCCGCGGACCTGGGCGGAACTGGAGGACCCCGACCTGGCGCAGCTGGACTATGAGCAGGTCCTGGAGCGGGTGGACACCCTGGGGGATCCGCTGGCCGGAATGCACTCCGGACAGGCGGATGCCGGCGACCTTGACGCGTCGACGGCACCGGACAGGCTCCACAAGTACCGCAGCATGCGCGATGCCGCAAAGACACCGGAGCCCGTTCCGGAAGAAGCGCCCAAGGCCGTGGAGGGCGACGGCAACAGCTTCGTCATCCAGGAGCACCACGCCAGGCGGCTGCACTGGGACTTCCGGCTGGAGCGCGACGGCGTCCTGGTCTCCTGGGCAGTTCCCAAAGGCCCGCCCACTACGCCGAACAGAAACCACCTGGCGGTGCAGACAGAGGACCATCCGCTGGATTACGGCGGCTTCTCAGGTACCATTCCCAAGGGTGAATACGGTGCCGGTGAAGTGACGATCTGGGACCACGGCACCTATGACACGGAAAAATGGCGCCCGGACAAGGAAGTCATTGTCACCGTGCACGGCCAGCCCGACGGCGGCCTGGCCCGGGACGGTGCGGCGGACCGGCGATTTGCCTTCATCCATACCGGCGGCGAGGACGGCAAGAACAATTGGCTCCTGCACCTGATGAAGGACCAGCGCCCGGCGGAAGCTCCGGAGACAGGAGGGGGCTCGGAGTCTGCGGCCAAGCGGACCCCGTCCACGAAACGCGCCACGTCCACTCCGAACCCTGCAGAGGCAGTGAAGACCGCGGCCAAAGCCCGGCCGGACCCGCTGCCGCTTCCGGACGCTTCGGCGGTCAGGCAGGACATCAAGGACTCCGGCATGCCGTCCCTGAAACCCATGCTCGCCACGCTGGGTTCCAAGGCGGATATCAACGACGACGCCGACTGGGCGTTCGAGATGAAATGGGACGGTGTGCGGGCGATCGCCGAAGTGACCCCGGAGGGCACCCGGCTGATCAGCCGCAACGGCAACGACATGACCGTGGCGTACCCCGAACTGCAGGAACTCGGCCGCTCGCTGAACGGTGGGCGGGCGGTGCTGGACGGGGAGATCGTGGCACTGAACAAGGCAGGACGCCCGGACTTCGGCCTGCTCCAGCCGCGCATGCACCTGACCCGCGCCCGCGACGCGGAAGCCGCGGCAGCCAAGACTCCGGTGCAGTTCATGATCTTCGACCTGCTCTGGCTGGACGGGAACTCCCTGCTGGAGCTCAGCTGGGAACAGCGCCGCGAAATCCTGGAACAGGCCGTGGAATCCAGCGACGACGGCGGGCATATCCAGGTTCCGCCCGCCCTGGACCTGGGCATGGAGGACGCCGTCGAGGCCAGCAAGGAACTGGGGCTTGAGGGCGTCATGGCCAAGCGCCGTTCAGCGGACTACTCAGCCGGCATCCGTTCGCGCAGCTGGATCAAGCTGAAGAACCAGTTCAGCCAGGAAGTAGTCATAGTGGGCTGGCGGCCGGGCCAGGGCAACCGGGCCAACAAAGTCGGGTCCCTGCTGGTGGCAGTGCCGGACGGAACCGAGCTGCAGTACATCGGCCGGGTCGGCTCCGGGCTGAGCGAGAAGGACCTCGCCCTGGTGGGCTCCCGGCTGAAGAAACTCTCCCGCAAGACCGCTCCGCTGGACGACGTGCCCCGGGCCGACGCCTCCGACGCGCACTGGGTCCGCCCGGTCCTGGTGGGTGAGGTGACCTACGCGGAGCGGACGGGCACCGGCAAGCTCCGGCACCCGGTGTGGCGCGGGCTGCGGCCGGACAAACGGCCCTCCGACGTCGTACCGGAAATTCCCGCACCGTCCTAG
- a CDS encoding SDR family oxidoreductase — MTDTQRVLVTGATGYIGGRLVPLLLADGHDVRVLVRSPDKLNDVPWHDDVEIVQGDLSDADSVNSAFQDIDTVYFLVHSMASGKGFAAQEENIATIVAQAAETAGVKRIVYLGGLHPSEGELSPHMASRTAVGEILLRGAVPAVVFQAGVVIGSGSASFEMIRHLTETLPVMPAPSWVRRKIEPIAVRDVLHYLTRAVDLPENLNRTFDLGSGDVLEYADIMNGYAEVAGLPRRRIYALPIPAPKLAGLWVALVTPIPLSMSRPLVESLQHDAVAKERDINGYIPEPQNGLTNYHDAVTRALGREARNEVETTWASASSAADLASEPLPSDPDWAGQTVYVDQRRRRSDVDSSHVWKVIEGIGGNNGWYSLPMAWAIRGVLDKTVGGAGLSRGRRNPATLFTGDVVDWWRVEFLERGTLLRLRAEMRVPGKAWLELRVDPDGGGSVYSQRAIYFPRGLLGRLYWWLIYPFHGLIFPSMAKNITRQAARLAELG, encoded by the coding sequence ATGACTGACACGCAGCGGGTCCTGGTCACTGGAGCAACCGGCTACATCGGCGGGCGGCTGGTGCCGCTGCTCCTCGCGGACGGGCACGACGTGCGGGTGCTGGTCCGCTCACCCGACAAGCTGAACGATGTCCCGTGGCACGACGACGTCGAGATCGTCCAGGGCGACCTGTCGGATGCGGACTCCGTCAACTCCGCGTTCCAAGACATCGACACGGTGTATTTCCTGGTCCATTCCATGGCCTCGGGCAAAGGGTTCGCCGCGCAGGAAGAGAACATCGCCACCATCGTGGCCCAAGCCGCTGAGACCGCCGGCGTCAAGCGGATCGTGTACCTGGGCGGCCTGCATCCCTCCGAGGGCGAGCTCTCACCCCACATGGCGTCAAGGACCGCCGTCGGCGAGATCCTGCTCAGAGGGGCCGTTCCCGCAGTGGTGTTCCAGGCCGGGGTGGTGATCGGTTCCGGCTCGGCGTCGTTCGAAATGATCCGGCACCTGACCGAGACCCTGCCCGTCATGCCCGCGCCGAGCTGGGTGCGCCGGAAAATCGAGCCGATCGCCGTACGGGACGTCCTGCACTACCTGACCCGCGCCGTCGACCTGCCCGAAAACCTGAACCGCACCTTCGACCTCGGCTCCGGCGACGTCCTGGAGTACGCCGACATCATGAACGGCTATGCGGAGGTGGCAGGACTGCCCCGGCGGCGGATTTATGCCCTGCCCATCCCGGCACCCAAGCTGGCCGGCCTGTGGGTGGCACTGGTAACGCCCATCCCGCTCTCCATGTCCCGGCCCCTGGTTGAATCCCTCCAGCACGATGCCGTGGCGAAGGAACGGGACATCAACGGCTACATCCCGGAACCGCAGAACGGACTGACGAACTACCACGACGCCGTCACCCGGGCGCTGGGCAGAGAGGCACGCAACGAGGTGGAGACCACGTGGGCCAGCGCCTCCAGCGCGGCCGATCTCGCGTCGGAGCCCCTTCCGTCAGACCCCGACTGGGCCGGCCAGACGGTCTACGTGGACCAGCGCCGTCGCCGCTCCGATGTTGACTCCAGCCACGTATGGAAAGTGATCGAAGGCATCGGCGGCAACAACGGCTGGTACTCCCTTCCGATGGCCTGGGCCATCCGCGGCGTCCTGGACAAAACCGTGGGCGGTGCCGGGCTGAGCCGCGGAAGGCGGAACCCGGCCACACTCTTTACCGGCGACGTCGTGGACTGGTGGCGGGTGGAGTTCCTCGAACGCGGGACGCTGCTGCGGCTGCGGGCGGAAATGCGGGTCCCCGGCAAAGCCTGGCTGGAGCTTCGGGTGGATCCCGACGGCGGCGGAAGCGTCTACAGCCAGCGCGCCATCTACTTTCCGCGGGGGCTTTTGGGACGGCTGTACTGGTGGCTGATCTATCCCTTCCACGGGTTGATCTTCCCGTCCATGGCGAAGAACATTACCCGCCAGGCGGCCAGGCTGGCGGAACTGGGGTAA
- a CDS encoding acyltransferase, with protein MSLPPSTRAQARQQRSAPAFRYDIEGLRAVAVAAVLGNHLYAWPAGGYAGVDVFFVISGFLITTILVRDITSPERLSLGDFYRRRIRRLVPAAVAVLATTVTAAFVVFGPGRAAAILEDAVWSFFFLGNWRFAASGTDYLNAGAAVSPLQHFWSLGVEEQFYLAWPWLLMSGIALAAVLRCTDRGMRVLLLALIAGFCALTFVFALWETVHRPTTAYFSTLSRAWELGAGAMLAVAAPWLVRLPGLFRAVAGWIGLCGLALSFAVLSSQSTFPGPWALLPVASTVLLIAAGTGVPGHGYNRIMWPLTNPASRYVGRISYSLYLWHFPVIVFFTALFPESPALPALLVSLLLASLSFHFLEDPVRHSRWLMPRYTARERGRRYFQPATAPRPARLAAMAAATGLLASGLAAVAIDTALQDSLPPAAAETLQRPVPIPAPSSVESPVPAETPGETVPAPQDPLTAHTAALRAALQSPEWPALSPDPASFTEGGRNAKPVEWIQDGCLGSNEARNPDPVANTAHCVYGDPGASRDLVLYGDSVAMAYLPALRAVLDPGQWRIHVYTAAGCTPAEVAQTRIGGAPYPECPVFRDWAVQRIGELSPEVLLMASFRYEPALSSGATGKAADAEWESGTQRIHERLASKAQRTLVLGAPPEAKDPAQCATRFSSPKDCEQALPEGHGDRAALEARAATAGNPDVRWIDTTAWFCVDGRCPSFVGSTPLYADAYHLSAAGAVSLGPLVAHALSGETAGEVRG; from the coding sequence GTGTCCCTGCCACCGTCCACCCGTGCACAGGCGCGGCAGCAACGGTCGGCCCCTGCCTTCCGGTATGACATCGAGGGCCTGCGCGCCGTCGCGGTGGCTGCCGTGCTCGGAAACCACCTGTATGCGTGGCCGGCAGGCGGCTATGCCGGCGTGGACGTCTTCTTTGTCATTTCGGGTTTCCTCATCACCACCATCCTGGTGCGCGACATTACCTCTCCGGAGAGGCTCTCCCTCGGCGATTTCTACCGCCGCCGGATCCGCAGGCTGGTTCCCGCCGCGGTGGCCGTCCTCGCAACCACTGTCACGGCCGCCTTCGTGGTGTTTGGGCCCGGACGCGCGGCGGCGATCCTCGAAGACGCCGTATGGTCCTTCTTCTTCCTGGGCAACTGGCGCTTTGCGGCGTCCGGGACGGACTATCTGAACGCCGGAGCGGCAGTTTCCCCGCTGCAGCATTTCTGGTCCCTCGGCGTTGAGGAACAGTTCTACCTTGCCTGGCCCTGGCTGCTGATGTCAGGCATCGCCCTGGCCGCGGTGCTGCGCTGCACCGACCGCGGAATGCGTGTGCTGCTGCTCGCCCTGATCGCCGGTTTCTGCGCGCTCACCTTCGTCTTTGCCCTGTGGGAAACCGTGCACCGGCCCACGACGGCGTATTTCTCCACCCTCAGCAGGGCCTGGGAACTCGGTGCCGGAGCCATGCTGGCGGTCGCGGCACCGTGGCTTGTCCGCCTGCCGGGTCTCTTCCGGGCAGTTGCCGGATGGATTGGACTGTGCGGCCTCGCCCTGTCCTTCGCTGTCCTGTCGTCGCAAAGCACTTTCCCCGGACCCTGGGCACTGCTTCCCGTAGCCTCCACCGTCCTGCTCATCGCGGCCGGAACGGGTGTCCCGGGGCACGGCTACAACCGGATCATGTGGCCCCTGACGAATCCTGCCAGCCGCTACGTTGGACGCATTTCCTATTCCCTCTACCTCTGGCATTTCCCGGTCATCGTCTTCTTCACCGCCCTCTTTCCGGAATCCCCTGCCCTGCCCGCCCTCCTGGTGTCGCTGCTGCTGGCCAGTCTCTCCTTCCACTTCCTAGAGGATCCCGTCCGGCACTCGCGCTGGCTGATGCCCCGGTACACCGCGCGTGAACGGGGCCGGCGCTACTTCCAGCCGGCCACGGCACCGCGTCCGGCCCGGCTGGCCGCCATGGCCGCCGCAACGGGCCTGCTGGCATCGGGTCTGGCGGCGGTCGCCATCGATACTGCCCTGCAGGACAGCCTGCCGCCGGCAGCGGCAGAAACACTGCAGCGGCCCGTACCGATTCCGGCGCCGTCCAGCGTGGAGTCCCCCGTTCCCGCGGAGACTCCCGGCGAAACCGTCCCCGCACCCCAGGATCCCCTGACGGCCCACACCGCGGCCCTGCGCGCAGCCCTTCAGAGCCCGGAATGGCCGGCCCTCTCACCGGATCCTGCATCCTTCACCGAGGGCGGGCGCAACGCGAAACCGGTTGAGTGGATCCAGGACGGCTGCCTTGGCAGCAATGAGGCCAGGAACCCGGATCCCGTCGCCAACACGGCGCACTGCGTCTACGGGGACCCCGGCGCATCCCGGGACCTTGTCCTGTACGGGGACTCGGTGGCGATGGCCTATCTTCCCGCGCTGAGGGCTGTCCTTGACCCCGGACAATGGCGGATCCACGTCTACACCGCTGCGGGCTGCACTCCGGCCGAGGTTGCCCAAACGCGGATCGGCGGCGCCCCCTATCCCGAGTGCCCGGTCTTCCGGGACTGGGCAGTCCAGAGAATCGGCGAGCTGAGCCCGGAGGTGCTGCTCATGGCATCGTTCCGCTACGAGCCGGCGCTCTCCAGCGGCGCCACCGGGAAAGCCGCCGACGCCGAGTGGGAGAGCGGAACGCAGCGAATCCATGAGCGGCTGGCGTCAAAGGCGCAACGGACCCTGGTCCTGGGGGCACCGCCGGAAGCAAAGGATCCGGCACAGTGCGCCACCAGGTTCAGCAGCCCGAAGGACTGCGAGCAGGCCCTTCCGGAAGGACACGGTGACCGGGCGGCGCTCGAAGCCCGCGCCGCCACGGCCGGAAACCCCGACGTTCGGTGGATAGACACCACCGCGTGGTTCTGCGTTGACGGACGCTGCCCCTCCTTCGTGGGCAGCACACCGCTCTACGCCGATGCCTACCATCTGTCCGCTGCCGGTGCTGTGTCCCTGGGACCGCTGGTGGCCCACGCACTGTCCGGGGAAACGGCCGGCGAGGTCCGGGGATGA